From a region of the Zingiber officinale cultivar Zhangliang chromosome 10B, Zo_v1.1, whole genome shotgun sequence genome:
- the LOC122029149 gene encoding uncharacterized protein LOC122029149 codes for KKVKVAALEFTDYALIWWDQLQKERRRYGEHPINTWDEMKTLMRRRFVPSHYHRELHNKLQRLTQGSRSVDDYYKEMEVALIRANIVEDREATMARFLHGLNRDIGDIVELQHYVELDDLVHQAMKIEQQLKRKGVMKKSSSPNYSSSWKDKPKKEGSSSNSKEEASIKKPIPATSSSTSKSRDIKCFRCLGKGHIASECPNKKTMVVRDNGSISSEEISSHSSSSSDEENDGAAYAQDGDLLVVRRLLGSQPKEHEEDQRENIFHSRCLIQGKTCSMIIDGGSCTNVASTRLVTKLNLKTTPHARPYKLQWLSNSGELIVNQQVLINFSIGKYEDQVLCDIVPMEASHILLGRPWQFDRRDFEDMFPKEVPHGLPPMRGIEYQIDLIPGVSLPNRPAYRSNPQETKEIQNQVEELLQKGWVRESLSPCAVPVILVPKKDGTWRFVISSKGVQVDEGKVKAIRDWPTPKIVSEVRSFHGLASFYRRFVKDFNTVAAPLNEIVKKNMGFRWGENQEKAFQTLKDKLTHAPILALPDFSKSFEIECDASHVGIGAVLLQDGHPIAYFSEKLSGATLNYSTYDIELYALVRALQTWQHYLLSKEFVIHSDHESLKYLKGQGKLNKRHAKWVKFLEQFPYVIKHKPGKVNVVADALSRRHDNYLFKNNRLCVPRESMRKLLVREAHEGGLMGHFGVQKTLEMLLEHFHWPHMKHDVQKFCAQCIVCRKVKSKTLPQGLYTPLPIPNFPWTDLSMDFVLGLPRTQKGKDSVFVVVDRFSKMAHFIPCHKVDDATHVVDLFFKEVVRLHGMPRSIVSDRDTKFLSHFWRTLWNKLGTKLLFSTTCHPQTDGQTEVVNRTLSTLLRAIIKKNIKSWEECLPHVEFAYNRAVHSTTQFSPFEIVYGFNPLTPLDLLPLPNISVHMRKERFPTQRKSKLQPRGDGPFQVLERINDNAYKIDLPGEYGVSATFNVADLSPFDVGDEDLNSRTNSPKEGGNDVSQEEALKGIGGPMTRSKTKRMKPALEGLIMRLKE; via the exons gtgccttcccactaccatagggaattgcacaacaaattgcaaagacttacccaagggagtaggagtgtggatgattactacaaggagatggaggtggctttgattagggccaatattgtggaggatagggaagctaccatggctcggtttctccatggcctaaaccgagacattggagacattgtggagttacaacattatgtggagcttgacgacttagtgcatcaagcaatgaaaatagagcaacaattaaagagaaagggcgttatgaagaaatcatcttctccaaactactcttcaagttggaaggacaagccaaagaaggagggttcttcttcaaattctaaggaggaagcaagcattaagaagcctattcctgctacctcttcttccacttctaagagtagggatatcaagtgttttaggtgtttgggaaaaggtcatattgcatccgaatgcccgaataagaagactatggtggtgagggataatgggagtatctctagtgaagaaatttcttctcattcctcttcctcaagtgatgaagaaaatgatggagcagcctatgcgcaagatggagatctcttggtggttaggagattattgggaagccaacccaaggagcatgaggaggaccaaagagaaaatatttttcattcccgctgccttattcaaggaaagacatgctctatgatcattgatggtggaagttgcaccaatgtggcaagcactaggttggtcaccaaactcaacctcaagactacaccacatgcaagaccatataaactccaatggctaagtaatagtggtgaattgatagtgaaccagcaagtgttgattaatttctccattggcaaatatgaagatcaagttctatgtgatattgtgcctatggaggcaagccacattcttcttggaagaccttggcagtttgataggcga gattttgaagatatgtttcccaaggaagtacctcaTGGATTGCCACCAATGAGGGGAATTGAAtaccaaatagaccttattcctggcgtttctctgcccaataggccagcttataggagcaaccctcaagaaacaaaggagatacaaaatcaagtggaggagttattgcaaaaaggatgggttagagaaagtttaagtccttgtgccgtacccgtaattttggtgcctaaaaaggatggaacatggagg tttgtcataagttctaaaggagtgcaggttgatgaagggaaagttaaggccattagagattggccaactcctaaaattgtgagtgaggttaggagcttccatgggttggcaagtttctataggaggtttgtgaaaGACTTCAACACAGTGGCGGCACctctaaatgaaattgttaagaaaaacatgggttttagatggggagagaatcaagaaaaggcatttcaaacacttaaggataaactcacacatgcacccattcttgctttacctgatttttccaaatcttttgaaattgaatgtgatgcatctcatgtgggtattggggctgttttacttcaagatggtcatcccattgcatattttagtgagaaactaagtggcgccactctcaactattccacttatgatatagaattgtatgcacttgttagagcattacaaacatggcagcattatcttttgtctaaagaatttgtcattcatagtgatcatgaatctttgaagtatttgaaagggcaagggaagctcaacaaaaggcatgccaaatgggtcaaatttcttgaacaatttccttatgtgattaaaCATAAGCCaggaaaggtaaatgttgtagcagatgcactttcaagaag gcatgacaactacttgtttaagaataacagactttgtgtgcctagagaatcgatgcgtaaattgctagttagggaagcacatgaggggggtttaatgggacactttggggttcaaaagaccttagaaatgctgcttgaacattttcattggccacacatgaaacacgatgtgcagaaattttgtgcacagtgcattgtgtgtagaaaagtaaaatctaagacattacctcaaggactttacacgcctttgcctattcctaattttccttggactgacttgtctatggattttgttttagggctaccacgtactcaaaaaggtaaggactccgtttttgtggtagttgatagattctccaagatggcacatttcataccttgccacaaggtggatgatgcaactcatgtggtagatttgtttttcaaagaggtggtaagacttcatggcatgcctaggagcattgtttcagatcgtgacaccaaatttttaagccatttttggaggaccttatggaacaagctgggaacaaagcttcttttctccaccacatgccacccacaaactgacggtcagactgaggtggtaaataggacactttctactcttcttagagcaattattaagaagaacattaagtcttgggaagaatgtttacctcatgttgaatttgcttataatagggcggtccattctactactcaattttctccttttgagattgtttatgggttcaatccactaacacctcttgatttgcttcctttacctaacatttc ggttcatatgaggaaggaacggtttcctacccaaagaaaatcaaagcttcaaccaagaggagatggaccattccaagtgttggaaagaattaatgacaatgcttacaaaattgatttgcccggtgagtatggtgttagtgcaacatttaatgtggctgatttgagtccttttgatgtaggagatgaagacctaaattcg